The Chloroflexi bacterium ADurb.Bin180 nucleotide sequence CCACCGAACGACTGGCGGGGGAAGGGCGAGCCGCTGCCTCGAGCATAGACTCAGGCTGGCTGGATGAGGGCAGTCTGATCCCAGCCCAGGGCGATGGGTACTATCTCCCAGAGCGAAGAGATCTGCTGGAGGTGCCTGTAGGCGGGGCTGGAGTCGCGCCGCGCGGTTCGCATAAGCCAGAGGCCCTTGAACCCGACTCGTTCAGCGGCCAGTACATTCTGCGGGATGTCATCAACAAAGATGGCCTTGTCCGCGGGGACGCCCAGCGTGTGCAAGGCGTGCTCGTAGATGGCGGCGTTGGGCTTCTTGAGGCCTACCTGAGCCGATATGGTAACGCTCTCAAAGTAGGGCCATAGCCCCAGCAGGTGCAGCAGCGACTCGAGGTACGGCCAGGCATTGGAGATGATGCCCAGTTGGCAGCACTCGCTGAGCGTCTGCAGGGTGGTAACGGCGTCTGCATAGACCTTGAACCAGCGATGTGCACCCTGTTCGTTACGGACAAGAAACGCCAGGGGACCGTTTCTGGCCATGCCCGTCCAATCGGCCAGGTTGGCCAGAATGCGACTGGGACAGCCGGCTGTGCCAGGTTCGCCAGAACGGGCGCGGCCGTAGGCCTCTTGCATGGCCGCGTCGAGGTTGTGCACGAGCACCTTGAAGGTCTGCTGCATGGGCAGACGCCTGGCCTGCTCATCCTTGGCCCAGCGCGTGCCAAACAGGGTATTGAAAGCATCAAAGTAGACGGCCTGGTACATCTGCCTCTCCGGATACATCTCGCACGGACGAGAAGATAGGGTGTCTAGTGTCGCAGGTGACATATGTCATTGAGCGACTGCAGGTAGTACGTGCCCTTTTGCCAGTCAATTACATTGACGGCGCAGGTATCCTGACCGATACGCCAATGCGCAGCGTTCGTGAGACCCAACACGCCGCACAAGAGCACTCGATTCAGCACCGTATGGCCCACGACCACCACCTGCTGATCCGGATGTCGCTCAATGATGCGCTGAAGAGCAGCCATGCCGCGTTCTCGAACCATGTCCAGGGTCTCCCCGCCGGGAAACGAGACGCGCTCTGGCTCTTCCATCCACTGGCGCGCCAATTCGGGCCAGTTGGCCCTCACTTCGCCGTAAGTGAGCCCTTGCCAGACGCCAAAGTCCATGTCGTTCAGCTCTGGCACAACCTGAGCATCCAGACCGACCCTGTCGGCGATGAACTGAGCCGTCTGGACCGCCCGCTGCAGTGGGCTGCAATACACGGCTGCTGGCTGCCATTCTCTGGCCACGCGAGCCGCCGTTGCCTGCGCCTGGCTGATGCCAACAGAGTCAAGCGGCACCTCAACCTGCCCGCGAATGCGCTCCTCAGCATTCCAGGTGGTTTGGCCGTGTCTGATCAGGATGATGCGTGTCATTGGGTCACCAAGATATGGCTAACTATCATAACATGGATGCTGCGACGGTACAAAAGGGAACGACTTGCTATTCTGCGGTAAGCTTGCAGAAAGCTTCATAGAGTCTCTGCGTGACCGGCCCCGGCCTGCCCCGGCCGATGGTCTGGCCGTCGATGCTGGTGATAGCGAGGATCTCGGGAGACGAGCTGCACAACAAGACCTCCTGGGCAGCATACATCTCCGGTACGGTAAAGGCCTCCTCGCGCAGCGGGATTCCGAGCTGTGAAGCAAGCTCGAGTACCACCAGGCGGGTAATTCCCCCCAGGATGTCGGTGTCCTCCGGGTGCGTGCGCAGCTCGCCGTTGATCACGGCCATCACATTGGCGCTGGAGCCTTCGGTCACCAGGCCG carries:
- the yjjG gene encoding Pyrimidine 5'-nucleotidase YjjG, which translates into the protein MYQAVYFDAFNTLFGTRWAKDEQARRLPMQQTFKVLVHNLDAAMQEAYGRARSGEPGTAGCPSRILANLADWTGMARNGPLAFLVRNEQGAHRWFKVYADAVTTLQTLSECCQLGIISNAWPYLESLLHLLGLWPYFESVTISAQVGLKKPNAAIYEHALHTLGVPADKAIFVDDIPQNVLAAERVGFKGLWLMRTARRDSSPAYRHLQQISSLWEIVPIALGWDQTALIQPA
- the pspA gene encoding Phosphoserine phosphatase 1; the protein is MTRIILIRHGQTTWNAEERIRGQVEVPLDSVGISQAQATAARVAREWQPAAVYCSPLQRAVQTAQFIADRVGLDAQVVPELNDMDFGVWQGLTYGEVRANWPELARQWMEEPERVSFPGGETLDMVRERGMAALQRIIERHPDQQVVVVGHTVLNRVLLCGVLGLTNAAHWRIGQDTCAVNVIDWQKGTYYLQSLNDICHLRH